ACAGATGCAAGCATTGCTTTTGGCAGTACTAATCTATCAGGTTCTCAAACCATTCATTTCAAAAAAGGCGGAGTGAGTACTTCGCAAGTTGTGAACGTAGCGGGCAATGCATTTACCCTAGCTGGGCTTTCGGCAGGTTCATATTCAGATTTCTCTGTGACAGTGGCAGGCTGTGAAGCTTCCTTTAATACCGCTCAGGTTTTAACAGACCCTCCTACTCCTACCCTTTCGGCAGGAACATTAACTCAGCCTAGCACATGTTTAGGAACAGATGCAAGCATTGCTTTTGGCAGTACTAATCTATCAGGTTCTCAAACCATTCATTTCAAAAAAGACGGAGTGAGTACTTCGCAAGTTGTGAACGTAGCGAGCAATGTATTTACCTTGACAGGGCTTTCGGCAGCTTCATATTCAGATTTCTCTGTGACAGTGGCAGGCTGTGAAGCTTCCTTTAATACCGCTCAGGTTTTAACAGACCCTCCTACTCCTACCCTTTCGGCAGGAACATTAACTCAGCCTAGCACATGTTTAGGAACTGATGCAAGCATTGCTTTGGCCAGTACTAATCTATCAGGTTCTCAAACCATTCATTTCAAAAAAGGCGGAGTGAGTACTTCGCAAGTTGTGAACGTAGCGAGCAATGCATTTACCTTGACAGGGCTTTCGGCAGCTTCATATTCAGATTTCTCTGTGACAGTGGCAGGCTGTGAAGCTTCCTTTAATACCGCTCAGGTTTTGACAGACCCAGCTATCCCGACTTTGGCAGTGGGAACATTGGTCAACCCCACAACGTGCCTAGGAACCGAAGGAAACATCAACTTCAACACCGCAAACCTATCAGGTTCACAAACTATCAGTTTTAAGAAAGGCGGAACAAGTACTTCTCAAGTTGTTAATGTTTCTGGTAATACCTTTACTTTGAACGGGCTTTCAGCGGGTTCATATTCAGATTTCTCTGTGACGGTGGCAGGCTGTGAAGCTTCTTTTAATACAGCTCAGGTTTTGACTGACCCAGCTATCCCGACTTTGGCAGTGGGAATATTGGTCAACCCTACAACGTGCCTAGGAACCGAAGGAAACATCAACTTCAACACCGCAAACCTATCTGGTTCACAAACTATCAGTTTTAAGAAAGGCGGAACAAGTACTTCTCAAATTGTTAATGTTTCTGGTAATACCTTTACTTTGACCGGGCTGTCAGCGGGTTCATATTCAGATTTTTCGGTGACTGCCGCAGCTTGCACAGCAAATCTAGCAACAGCTCAAGTTTTAACTGACCCAGCTAGCCCATCTTTGGCAGTGGGAACATTGGTCAACCCTACAACGTGCCTAGGAACCGAAGGAAACATCACCTTCAACACCACAAACCTATCTGGTTCGCAAACTATCAGTTTTAAGAAAGACGGAACAAGTACTTCTCAAACCGTGATTGTATCTGGCAACGCTTTTACTTTGAACGGGCTGTCAGCGGGTTCATATTCAGACTTTTCGGTGACGGTATCAGGTTGCACAGCAAATCTTGCAACAGCTCAAGTTTTAACTGACCCAGCTATTTTACCAGCTGCCTCTAATACGGGACCTTATCTTGAAGGGCAAAAAATAGATTTAAATGCCACTGGAGGAATAGCTTACACTTGGACAGGTCCTGATGATTTTTTCAGCACTCTTCAAAACCCAAGCACGGCTGCCGCCACTTCAGGAGATGCCGGCCTATACTCAGTAACTGTCACTGCTGCTAATAATTGTTCAGCTACCGCTATCACGCAGGTATCAGTAAATTGTAGTTCTCAGTCTTTAAATTATTACCTAGTTTTTGCCGACGAAAACCCTCAAATAATTTCTCCATTGGTGCCTAACTTACAGGTTCAATCTTCTTCAAGACCTATGTCTATAATCGCAGTTTCAGCTTGTGAAACACCACTAATAGAGAGTGTAAAACTACAGCTATCAGGTACTTCTAATTTACAGTATCAAATTGACAACGAAATGCCTTTTAATCTTCATGATTTTTATAATGTCAATGTAGGAGATGTTTTAGAACCTAACTTTTATACGTTTATAGCTAGAGGCTATGACCAAGATAATGCCAATGGAAATGTAATTACTGGCCCAGATGTTATCCAATTTAATATCCTTAACAAAGAGAGAAGTGTCACACTTCCTACTTCTTCTGTTAATGAAATTTGCGTGGGCAGCACATTTAGTGTTTCTGCTATATCTGAAAATGATGCTATACATCCTTTTGGTACGGGCAATTTGTATCAGGTTTATTTGTCAGATGCCAATGGCGACTTTATGACTAGAACCTTAATTGGTGCAGGAAGCGACCCTTCTGAAATATCATGTCAAATACCGATGTATCAGGCAGGAGGTAGTAAATATAAATTGATGGTAGTTTCAACCAATCCTATTGTGGCTTCCGAGCCAAGTCTGATAAATTTAAATGTGATCGGAAATGACCTAAGCCTAAAATCGCCTTCTCATGATTACGTCACGAAAAATTACTCGGATAAAGCAATTGGAGTGATAAGAGCAACTAATAACATCAACAATTCTAATAAAGGAGACTTTCAAGCAGGTAAGCACATCCAACTTAACCCAGGCTTTGAAGTAGAATCAGGAGCCGTTTTCACTGCCCAAATTCAGAATCCTTGCCAAATCGTGACCACAAGTTTTGAGGGAGGTAGTAGTGTGCCTAAGGAGAAAGTCAAGTAGAAATTAACATTTTCCTGAACTCCACACAAACATAGTTTTATGATAGTCAAGCATCTTCTTATCTCAAAAATTAAAGAGATAAGTAGATGTTTTTGCTCTTTCACAAGCTATCAAAAAAACATCTCCCTATTTTCCACCAGCTTTCTAGAGGACATGATTAGAATACTGCAAAAGATAAAAGCATAATCGATCGCGTTTCCTTCAAAAATGTAATAGTAAACGGCAACAAAATAGACTAATAGGACAAGCTAGGTTAGCCTTTATTTTTCGTCCAAACTGTTACGTCACGGGGGATATTTACTTAAATTTACTTCCTATCAATGCATATATGCCTAGTCTTATGACTTAGCGAAACATTGATTTGATTAAAACAACCCTATAACGTAAAGCCTTATGAAGTCAATTTCCTACCGCCTTCTTTTCATTTCTTTGTTGGCCATTTCTTGTCAAAATCAAACGACAGAAAGCAGCGTCTCACTTTTTGACGGTGAAACCTTTAATGGTTGGGAAGGCGACACATTGAACACTTGGCGAATAGAAGACGGGGTGATTATTGGTGGCAACCTAAATGAAATGGTGCCTCATAATGACTTTTTGTGTACCACTACCACCTACGACAACTTCCACCTAAAACTTAAAATAAAGCTTACCGGTAGTGAGGGTTTTGTCAACTCAGGTATTCAGTTTAGAAGCGAGAGACTTAAAGAGCCAGCCCATGAAATGACTGGCTATCAAGCAGATTGGGGCGAAAACTACTGGGCAGGGCTCTACGACGAATCTAGAAGAAATGTAACACTCATAGCTCCCGACTCTACCGAAGTACTCACGTGGATAAAACCAAACGACTGGAACGACTATGAAATAAAAGCAGAAGGCAAAAGAATCAGACTATACATCAACGGCCACCAATCAGTAGATTACACCGAAAAAGACGATAGCATTCCACAGTCAGGTTTAATAGGTCTACAAATTCACGGTGGAGCCAAAGCCGAGGCCGCTTTTAAAGATGTTTTCATTACAAGACTTTAAGGGAAATGATTTATTGACATGTGGTTAAAAGTTAAAGGTTTAAAGGTTGAATGCCTTAGTTTTTCGGAATCTAAAAGTAAAAAAAAAGAGCATTCCATATTTCGCCACACACTGTTTGAATACGGTCAAAATGCTAGGGCACTATTAAATAACATGGTTAAAACTAAAGCATTTTGAATGTATGAGTTTGTGTGGTAGTGTTTTTCTTGGAGGAACGCCTCTCCGATTCGTTCTTTTTCAAACGGTGCGACGGCTCGCAAAGAATGAAGGCCCGCCTGGCAGGGCAACGAAGAATATGGTTTTGGAGAAGACTCTCTAATGAAATCTATTGAAATTAAGAATAATCGATAATAATGAAAAAACTAATATTTCTCTTTTCATTGGTGCTGATAATACCAGAACTAAAAGCTCAAACAGTAAACCGCGAATACACTCTAGAAGCCTCCATGCTAGGCTATTTCGCTAAAGACGGGACACGAAACCCAACCTTAAAAGCCAACAAAGGAGATTTAGTAAAAATCACAATTACAAACACTGAAACCATGACCCACGACATCGCCATGGATAAACTCGGCATAAAAAGTAACACCTTAAACGAAAAAGGAAGCAGCACTAGCATCACTTTTACGGCTGTCGATAGCGACACATATTACTGTACTGTTCCAGGTCATAGGGCAGCTGGAATGGTAGGTAAGTTTGAAGTAGTAGAGGGAGACTTAAACCTTCCAAAGGTTATAGGAAGTCTGCCAACTAAAGATGGTAGACCGTTAAACCTAAACTTTGAAACAGGCACATTACAAGATTGGACAGCAGAGGGTGAAGCATTTAAAAATCCAGTTTTCGTACAAAACCCATCACCCGTTCATGACGCAGACATGAGCATAGGAGGTGAAGGGAAATACTTTTTGAGCAGTGGCGGTACATTACATCATGACCTTAAAGGCACTTTGGCATCCACTTCTTTTACCGTTACAGCTCCTTATGCGGCTTTCAGTATCTCTGGAGGTGCATTGGCAGATACCCGTGTAGAACTGGTTTTGAAAGACAATGAAGAAATAGTTTTCAGTTCTACTGGGCAAGGTCGTTCGAATTTACAACCCGTAGTAGTGGATTTACGGTCATATTTCAGAGAAGAAATATTTATCAGAATTATTGATAATGAAACTGGCGTATCGCCAATTTCTTACATCGGTAAAGACAAATGGGCTCACATAAACATTGATAATTTCCTTTTTTATTCAGAACGCCCAAACTTCACCAACGAACTTAATAAAGAGGACATCATCATTATGCCACCACTTGACCCTATTCTTAATTCAGGTTTGTCTGGATTAGAAGCCGTTAAGGCTATGACTCCTCCTGAGGGTTTTACCATTACTTTGGCGGCAGCCGAACCAGAAGTCATCAGACCCATCTGTTTCACCATTGACCCTAAAGGCAGGCTTTGGGTGGTGGAAGGACACACCTACCCTACTCCAGCAGCTAAAGGAGAGGGCAAAGACAGAATATTGATTTTAGAAGATACCAATGGAGACGGTACTTTGGACAAAAAGAAGGTCTTTATGGAAGGACTAAACTTAGTTAGTGGCATTGAAATAGGCATGGGTGGACTTTGGTTAGGAGCTGCTCCTAATTTCCTTTTTGTGCCCATAAATCCTGAAACTGACAAACCTGCGGGTCCGCCGCAAATATTGCTAGACGGATGGGGAACGCAAGACACACACGAAGTACTAAACAGCTTTAGATGGGGACCAGATGGCTGGCTATATGGTACACATGGACTTTTCACACATTCTGAAGTTGGCAAACCGAACACGCAAGATGCCGAACGCGTCAAAATGAATGGCGGTGTTTGGCGATATCATCCCACTCGTAACGAATTTGAGGTATTTGCTCATGGCACCAGTAATCCATGGGGACTTGATTTCAATAATTACGGACATCCTTTTATTACCGTTTGCGTGATTCCACACATGTTTCATGTCATTCAAGGTGCCAGATACCAACGTCAAGCTCACAAACACTTTAACCCTTATACTTATGACGACATCAAGACCATTGCCGACCATGTGCATTATTTAGGCAACAGAGGCCCACATGCAGGCAATTTCAGGTCGGCGGCGGCTGGCGGAGGGCACGCTCATTCTGGTGCTATGATATACCTTGGCGGGAGTAATTGGCCTGAGAAGTATCATAATAACATCTTCATGAATAACATAAATGGAGCAAAAATGAATGTGGACGAACTGAGCAGAAAGGGCTCAGGATATGTGGCTTCGCATCAAAAAGACTTTATGGGCATGAACGATTCTTGGTCGCAGTGGCTCAATTTTAAATACGACGCCAGCGGCTCTGTATGGGCCATAGACTGGTATGACCAAAACCAATGTCACAGCCCAAACCCTGATGTGCACGACAAAAGCTTAGGACGAATTTTCAAAATAACTTACAAAGGAGACCAATGGGTCCAAGTAGACTTGTCAAAAGCCACAGACATGGAATTAGTCAACTATCAACTGCACGAAAACGAGTGGTATGTAAGAACAGCACGTACACTTTTACAAGAACGTGGCGGCAGTCCAGAGATTTATAAGGCACTAAAAAACATCCTTAAAACTAATCCAGATACTTCAAAAAAACTCAGAGCCTTATGGGTTCTTTATGTGACCAATGGCATTTCAGAAAAAGAGTTAAATACACTGCTTACGCACAAAGATGAAAACCTTAGAAGCTGGGCTATTCAATTATTGACCGAAAAGAAAACGGTTTCTAAAACAACTTTAGGCCTTTTTGAAGCCATGGCAAAAAAGGATAAGTCTCCACTGGTAAGGCTTTATTTAACTTCAGGAATGCTCAGGCTGGACCCTAGCCAAAGATGGCAAGTGATGGAAGCCTTAATTCAAAAAGGAGAAGATGCCGATGACCAAAACTTACCACTTATGTATTGGTATGCTACAGAACCTTTAGCAGAATTAGACGCCGCCAGAGCCTTAGCCCTATCCGAAAAAGCCAAAGTGCCGAAAATGCTAAACTACATGGTCAAACGCGTGGGAGCCATCAATACCGAAGCATCAAAAGAAGCTCTTAAAAACCTAAGCGAAAAATGGTCAAAATCAGGCTTTCATGAGCATCATGAAGAAATGATGTTGATTAAAGAGCTACTGAATTAAGATAAGAACTAATAAAATCTACTTAACTTGTTTCTTTTAAAACAAGACCCAAAACCATTAAGAAAATGTCTAAAAACCTTATTGCCTTATTCCTTCTATTTCTAAGTTTTAACATTAGTGCTCAAGAACAAGAGTTCAAATGGCCAGAAGGCAAACAAATGGCACTTAGCCTTACTTGGGATGACGCCCGACCAAGCCAAGTGCAAATTGGAACAGACATTTTAAATAAATATGATACCAAAGCGACCTTCTATGTTTTACCTGGTCCCGTATATGACCAACTAGGCGGCTGGAAACAAGCTGTAAAAGATGGTCATGAGATAGGAAACCACAGTTATAATCACCCTTGTTCTGGTAATTTTTTATGGGCTCGTAAAAATGCTTTAGAAGAATACAGCGAAGAAAAAATGGAGTTGGAATTTGAGGCTTCCAATGAAAAAATAACTCAAATGCTAGGAGTTACCCCTACACAATTTGCCTACCCTTGCGGTCAGACATTTATTCAGCGAGGTACAGAAACTAAAAGTTATGTTCCGCTTGTGGCAAATAAATTTAAGTCTGGTAGAACATGGCTTGACGAAGTTCCTAACGACCCAGCATACTGCGATTTATACCAATTAACGGGTGTAGAAATGGATGGAAAAAGCTTTGAAGAAATCCTAGCTATCATTGATGCTGCAAGAAAAGATGGACTTTGGCTTGTTTTAGCTGGTCATGAAATTGACAAAGGCGGACTACAAACCACCAAAACAAAAACACTAGAAAAACTCCTAAAATACCTAAGCGAAACAGACGCTATTTGGGTAGCACCTGTAGGAGCGATTACCGAGTATGTTAGGGCTAATAGGGAATTGGAGTGA
This sequence is a window from Arcticibacterium luteifluviistationis. Protein-coding genes within it:
- a CDS encoding 3-keto-disaccharide hydrolase, which encodes MKSISYRLLFISLLAISCQNQTTESSVSLFDGETFNGWEGDTLNTWRIEDGVIIGGNLNEMVPHNDFLCTTTTYDNFHLKLKIKLTGSEGFVNSGIQFRSERLKEPAHEMTGYQADWGENYWAGLYDESRRNVTLIAPDSTEVLTWIKPNDWNDYEIKAEGKRIRLYINGHQSVDYTEKDDSIPQSGLIGLQIHGGAKAEAAFKDVFITRL
- a CDS encoding PVC-type heme-binding CxxCH protein, translated to MKKLIFLFSLVLIIPELKAQTVNREYTLEASMLGYFAKDGTRNPTLKANKGDLVKITITNTETMTHDIAMDKLGIKSNTLNEKGSSTSITFTAVDSDTYYCTVPGHRAAGMVGKFEVVEGDLNLPKVIGSLPTKDGRPLNLNFETGTLQDWTAEGEAFKNPVFVQNPSPVHDADMSIGGEGKYFLSSGGTLHHDLKGTLASTSFTVTAPYAAFSISGGALADTRVELVLKDNEEIVFSSTGQGRSNLQPVVVDLRSYFREEIFIRIIDNETGVSPISYIGKDKWAHINIDNFLFYSERPNFTNELNKEDIIIMPPLDPILNSGLSGLEAVKAMTPPEGFTITLAAAEPEVIRPICFTIDPKGRLWVVEGHTYPTPAAKGEGKDRILILEDTNGDGTLDKKKVFMEGLNLVSGIEIGMGGLWLGAAPNFLFVPINPETDKPAGPPQILLDGWGTQDTHEVLNSFRWGPDGWLYGTHGLFTHSEVGKPNTQDAERVKMNGGVWRYHPTRNEFEVFAHGTSNPWGLDFNNYGHPFITVCVIPHMFHVIQGARYQRQAHKHFNPYTYDDIKTIADHVHYLGNRGPHAGNFRSAAAGGGHAHSGAMIYLGGSNWPEKYHNNIFMNNINGAKMNVDELSRKGSGYVASHQKDFMGMNDSWSQWLNFKYDASGSVWAIDWYDQNQCHSPNPDVHDKSLGRIFKITYKGDQWVQVDLSKATDMELVNYQLHENEWYVRTARTLLQERGGSPEIYKALKNILKTNPDTSKKLRALWVLYVTNGISEKELNTLLTHKDENLRSWAIQLLTEKKTVSKTTLGLFEAMAKKDKSPLVRLYLTSGMLRLDPSQRWQVMEALIQKGEDADDQNLPLMYWYATEPLAELDAARALALSEKAKVPKMLNYMVKRVGAINTEASKEALKNLSEKWSKSGFHEHHEEMMLIKELLN
- a CDS encoding polysaccharide deacetylase family protein; this translates as MSKNLIALFLLFLSFNISAQEQEFKWPEGKQMALSLTWDDARPSQVQIGTDILNKYDTKATFYVLPGPVYDQLGGWKQAVKDGHEIGNHSYNHPCSGNFLWARKNALEEYSEEKMELEFEASNEKITQMLGVTPTQFAYPCGQTFIQRGTETKSYVPLVANKFKSGRTWLDEVPNDPAYCDLYQLTGVEMDGKSFEEILAIIDAARKDGLWLVLAGHEIDKGGLQTTKTKTLEKLLKYLSETDAIWVAPVGAITEYVRANRELE